One genomic region from Leifsonia sp. Root1293 encodes:
- a CDS encoding ABC transporter permease codes for MSTATITRTAQPQLPTRAGRRPSASVTTTTMIVRSLRHTMRNIDALIMAIVLPTILMLLFTFVFGNAIEPDGDYVDYVVPGIILLCAGFGASSTAVDVANDMTDGIIDRFRAMPLRAISVLTGHVVASLARNLLATAVVIGVALALGFRPTADLVEWIAAIGVIALFILAITWLYAGIGLAAGNVEAASGYGFALLFLPYLSSAFVPTDTMPEWLQWIAENQPITPIIETIRGLLMGTELGTDPWWAIGWCVVIIAASYLWGTWLFTRRARRH; via the coding sequence ATGAGCACCGCGACCATCACGAGGACCGCCCAGCCGCAGCTTCCCACCCGGGCGGGCCGCCGACCGTCGGCATCCGTCACCACCACGACGATGATCGTGCGGAGCCTGCGTCACACCATGCGCAACATCGACGCCCTCATCATGGCGATCGTGCTGCCGACGATCCTGATGCTGCTGTTCACCTTCGTGTTCGGCAACGCCATCGAACCCGACGGAGACTACGTCGACTACGTGGTGCCCGGCATCATCCTGCTCTGCGCGGGTTTCGGGGCGTCATCGACGGCCGTCGACGTTGCGAACGACATGACCGACGGCATCATCGACAGGTTCCGCGCCATGCCGTTGCGCGCCATCAGCGTGCTCACGGGTCACGTCGTCGCGAGCCTGGCCCGCAACCTGCTCGCGACCGCCGTCGTGATCGGGGTCGCTCTCGCCCTCGGTTTCCGGCCGACGGCCGACCTGGTCGAGTGGATCGCCGCCATCGGGGTGATCGCCCTGTTCATCCTCGCCATCACCTGGCTGTACGCGGGGATCGGTCTCGCGGCCGGGAACGTGGAGGCGGCGAGCGGCTACGGGTTCGCCCTGCTCTTCCTGCCGTATCTGTCGAGCGCCTTCGTGCCGACGGACACCATGCCGGAATGGCTGCAGTGGATCGCCGAGAACCAGCCGATCACCCCGATCATCGAGACCATCCGCGGCCTGCTCATGGGCACGGAGCTCGGCACCGACCCGTGGTGGGCGATCGGATGGTGCGTCGTCATCATCGCGGCTTCCTATCTCTGGGGCACCTGGTTGTTCACCCGCCGAGCGCGCCGGCACTGA
- a CDS encoding TetR/AcrR family transcriptional regulator, translating into MADVEEALPRGIALTWGVAENPQRGPKRELSIERIVETAIEIADAEGLGAVSMSRVATTLGFTTMSLYRYVTSKDDLLVLMEDTASEMAIPAEDDVVPWRDGVRRWVLAVRGVYRDHPWIARVPVSGAPMTPNSMLAADWLLRELRPLPLDDGERMSSLLLLTSYVRATAALEADLTEATAAGIAETAGMQAALSALVTPERFPDLSRIVADGGYTGAPVPGVADDFTFGLERILDGIEYHMGNTSAEVVAAPPALDSLEIPRDKAVREAAKARREAEAKVREAKKREREEIKRARERAARD; encoded by the coding sequence GTGGCCGATGTCGAAGAAGCGCTCCCCCGTGGGATCGCGCTCACGTGGGGCGTCGCGGAGAATCCGCAGCGGGGGCCCAAGCGCGAGCTGTCGATCGAGCGGATCGTCGAGACCGCCATCGAGATCGCGGATGCCGAGGGCCTCGGCGCGGTCTCCATGAGTCGGGTCGCCACGACGCTCGGCTTCACGACGATGTCGCTGTACCGCTACGTGACCAGCAAGGACGACCTGCTCGTGCTCATGGAGGACACGGCCTCCGAGATGGCCATCCCGGCCGAGGATGACGTCGTGCCGTGGCGGGACGGCGTTCGACGCTGGGTGCTCGCCGTTCGGGGGGTCTACCGCGATCACCCCTGGATCGCGCGGGTTCCGGTGAGCGGCGCACCGATGACGCCGAACAGCATGCTCGCAGCCGACTGGCTCCTGAGAGAACTCCGTCCGCTCCCGCTCGATGACGGCGAGAGGATGTCCAGCCTCCTGCTGCTCACCAGCTATGTGCGCGCGACGGCGGCCCTGGAGGCCGACCTCACCGAGGCCACCGCGGCCGGCATCGCCGAGACCGCCGGAATGCAGGCAGCCCTCTCGGCACTCGTGACCCCCGAGCGCTTCCCCGATCTCAGCCGCATCGTGGCCGACGGCGGGTACACGGGGGCGCCTGTTCCCGGCGTCGCCGACGACTTCACCTTCGGCCTCGAGCGCATCCTCGACGGCATCGAATACCACATGGGGAACACGTCAGCCGAGGTCGTGGCGGCGCCTCCGGCTCTCGATTCCCTCGAGATCCCCCGCGACAAGGCTGTGCGCGAGGCCGCCAAGGCGCGTCGTGAGGCCGAGGCGAAGGTGCGCGAGGCGAAGAAGCGCGAGCGCGAGGAAATCAAGAGGGCGCGGGAACGCGCAGCCAGGGACTAG
- a CDS encoding ABC transporter ATP-binding protein, whose protein sequence is MNAPAIEVRGLRKSYGDTTVLDGVDLSIEAGSIVALLGPNGAGKTTLINVLATLTGPDSGTVMVAGADLATDPEAVREAISLTGQYAAVDQVLTGAENLRMLARLSGFTSAGARQRAGDLLDRFELTDAAARRVGSYSGGMRRRLDLALGLVADPPVVFLDEPTTGLDTRSRQELWRMIAELAERGTTILLTTQYLEEADALADRILVLDGGRIVAEGTPAELKARVGGEVVELHDLDDTLLIEIPTDGTVAGLEAAIAGIAADRETGSLRVVVRKPSMDDVFLQLTGHRVADAGERDDARTEAAADDREGMPA, encoded by the coding sequence ATGAATGCACCAGCCATCGAGGTGCGAGGCCTGCGCAAGAGCTACGGCGACACCACGGTGCTCGACGGCGTCGACCTGAGCATCGAGGCGGGCAGTATCGTCGCCCTCCTCGGGCCCAACGGCGCGGGCAAGACCACCCTCATCAACGTCCTGGCCACCCTCACCGGACCAGACTCCGGCACCGTCATGGTCGCCGGTGCCGACCTGGCCACGGATCCGGAAGCCGTGCGGGAGGCCATCAGCCTGACCGGCCAGTACGCGGCCGTCGATCAGGTGCTGACCGGTGCGGAGAACCTGCGGATGCTCGCCAGGCTCTCCGGCTTCACCTCCGCAGGTGCGAGGCAGCGCGCGGGCGACCTGCTGGACCGCTTCGAGCTGACGGATGCCGCAGCCAGGCGCGTGGGCAGCTACTCGGGAGGCATGCGGCGACGGCTCGACCTCGCCCTCGGCCTCGTCGCCGATCCGCCGGTGGTGTTCCTCGACGAGCCGACGACCGGACTCGACACCCGGAGTCGACAGGAGTTGTGGCGGATGATCGCCGAACTCGCCGAGCGCGGCACCACCATCCTGCTCACGACCCAGTACCTCGAGGAGGCGGATGCCCTCGCCGACCGCATCCTCGTCCTCGACGGCGGCAGGATCGTGGCCGAGGGCACCCCGGCCGAGCTCAAGGCCAGGGTCGGGGGAGAGGTCGTCGAGCTGCACGATCTCGACGACACCCTGCTGATCGAGATCCCGACCGACGGCACCGTCGCCGGGCTCGAGGCCGCGATCGCCGGCATCGCCGCCGATCGGGAGACCGGGTCACTGCGCGTCGTCGTGCGGAAGCCCAGCATGGATGACGTCTTCCTGCAGCTGACCGGCCACCGAGTGGCGGATGCCGGAGAGCGGGACGACGCCCGGACCGAAGCTGCCGCCGACGACCGAGAGGGGATGCCGGCATGA